Proteins from a single region of Nocardioides anomalus:
- a CDS encoding prenyltransferase/squalene oxidase repeat-containing protein, with product MKSTTLRRAAALTAGAALALGVAVAGPAAQAAPIAKPVGADPSPAAVGAAYLAKQPGADGIIVSHSEYLGTQYDTPSPGITIDAALSLDAVGGQAATVAKMATGVEASTYPTGSAGGAAKFAAFEYALGRTGAALNAAVTKANGAIATSGVYAGRLENAPGATDYESPLTQAYAAKALHDAGASNAAIALDFLLDQQCAAGFFRSDFSDKDADNQSCDPADPDGSLPSVDYTAFAVLQLQDQKAAAPVAASLSKAITWLTTQQGADGSYDGNANSTGLAAWALGISGQTNAAVKAATWLRAHQLANAGSCAVFAAADNGALVVDDLGVINAKAAPMDINANSTATYATSQALPALLWAPGGAQAGETTLSVADAFVPAGSTQNVTISGAPGDTICASTGGAGTRIVLPASGTATYPLTLPAATGAVTVSTVDAGGEADSIKITGLTAAKIKAKAPKKIAQGKKFKVKATGFAPGEPVTVKYRGKTKELTANGQGVLRVKLKATKVGTSKVKVTGALSSRKDKVTVTVVK from the coding sequence ATGAAGAGCACCACCCTGCGCCGTGCCGCGGCCCTGACCGCCGGCGCCGCCCTCGCGCTCGGCGTCGCCGTCGCCGGGCCGGCCGCCCAGGCCGCGCCGATCGCCAAGCCGGTCGGCGCCGACCCGTCGCCGGCCGCCGTCGGTGCGGCCTACCTGGCCAAGCAGCCGGGCGCCGACGGGATCATCGTGTCCCACTCCGAGTACCTCGGCACCCAGTACGACACGCCCTCGCCGGGCATCACCATCGACGCGGCCCTGTCCCTGGACGCCGTCGGTGGCCAGGCGGCCACCGTCGCCAAGATGGCCACCGGCGTCGAGGCGAGCACCTACCCCACCGGCTCTGCTGGCGGGGCGGCGAAGTTCGCGGCCTTCGAGTACGCCCTGGGTCGCACCGGTGCTGCGCTGAACGCGGCCGTCACGAAGGCCAACGGCGCCATCGCCACGTCCGGCGTGTACGCGGGCCGGCTCGAGAACGCCCCCGGTGCCACCGACTACGAGTCGCCGCTGACCCAGGCCTACGCCGCGAAGGCGCTGCACGACGCGGGTGCCTCGAACGCCGCCATCGCGCTGGACTTCCTGCTCGACCAGCAGTGTGCGGCCGGCTTCTTCCGTTCCGACTTCTCCGACAAGGACGCTGACAACCAGTCCTGCGACCCGGCCGACCCCGACGGCTCCTTGCCGAGCGTCGACTACACCGCCTTCGCGGTGCTGCAGCTGCAGGACCAGAAGGCCGCCGCGCCTGTCGCCGCGAGCCTGTCCAAGGCGATCACCTGGCTGACGACCCAGCAGGGTGCCGACGGTTCCTACGACGGCAACGCCAACTCGACCGGCCTCGCCGCCTGGGCTCTGGGCATCTCGGGCCAGACCAACGCCGCTGTCAAGGCGGCGACCTGGCTCCGAGCGCACCAGCTGGCCAACGCCGGCAGCTGCGCGGTGTTCGCGGCGGCGGACAACGGTGCGCTCGTGGTCGACGACCTCGGCGTCATCAACGCCAAGGCTGCCCCGATGGACATCAACGCCAACAGCACGGCGACCTACGCGACCTCGCAGGCCCTCCCGGCCCTGCTCTGGGCGCCGGGCGGCGCCCAGGCCGGGGAGACCACGCTCTCGGTGGCCGACGCCTTCGTGCCGGCCGGCTCGACGCAGAACGTCACGATCTCCGGCGCACCGGGCGACACGATCTGCGCGTCGACCGGTGGCGCGGGCACCCGCATCGTGCTGCCGGCCAGCGGCACGGCGACGTACCCGCTCACCCTGCCGGCCGCCACCGGCGCGGTGACGGTGAGCACCGTCGACGCTGGCGGCGAGGCCGACAGCATCAAGATCACCGGCCTGACGGCTGCGAAGATCAAGGCCAAGGCGCCCAAGAAGATCGCCCAGGGCAAGAAGTTCAAGGTCAAGGCCACCGGGTTCGCGCCCGGGGAGCCGGTCACGGTGAAGTACCGCGGCAAGACCAAGGAGCTCACGGCCAACGGCCAGGGCGTGCTCCGGGTCAAGCTCAAGGCGACGAAGGTCGGCACGTCCAAGGTCAAGGTGACCGGCGCGCTGAGCAGCCGCAAGGACAAGGTCACGGTCACGGTCGTCAAGTGA